Within the Paenibacillus sp. AN1007 genome, the region TTTCTCCATCCTCAGGATGATGACCGAATTCTTCGGAGTATTTCCCGTTGGTACATGTGTTAAGTGTTCTACGCCAGAAACGTTTCGCATGTTCGTTTCGTTCAGTTGGATTTGTCTGCAATTCCCATTGCCCTGGCATCTTTCCAAAAATCTGCCTCACCGCTTCTTCTCCAACACCCTTTCCTCGATAATTACGTAATAGGAAGAAATCATTCATGTAATAATCGATATAGTGAGGACATGGTATGAAAGGGGAAGTAGCTACAAAAGCAAGCCCCGCAGGTATATCATCCACTGTGATAAGATAAGGGAATAATATGTTCGGGTGTTCCCACCAAATATCAAACACGCGATTCTGTTCAATCAAAGTTCGGGTATCATCATTTTCAAACACCCCATAACGATTGGTCTTGCGTTCCCACACTTCAGACAAATCATGCAGATAAAGAGGATAAATATTATTGATAATGTACTTCTCTTCCATACTGCATAGTCTAACGGTAACATTTAACTTATTTACTTCATGATTAACGCATTCCATTCTGCAACTCCTCCGATTTTGATACTCTCAGTCAACAATATCACTGATACCATAATTCTTCCCCAGCATCAGTATAAAGTGACTGCCGCATCCTTTATAGGCCGAGTATTTATATATTCATTTTTTACATAACAAAAGGCCCGTGTTGGTTTTATCCAACATGAGCCTTTTGTTATGCCTGCGTTTTATAAACAATCTTCTTAATCTGTCATGGGATTGACAGTAGGAATTTGCGAGTTGATCCACATTCAATCAGTAAGTGTTCTTCTTGTTGACATTTACTGCTTGCTTAACTTATTTCTTGCTGCCGGCCATCCATAACCCAACTACAGTAAAAACTGCTCCAGCTCCCGTCATCGCTCCTTGAACTGCGTCCTTCAGTCCAGATCCTTCTCCACCTATGACTGATGCTAAAAGCAAAACTACTATACCTGCGCTCATTAACTTATATGAATTTGTATTTAATTGATTAATCATATTGAGTACCTCCCATAGTATGTTTTTTTATTATTATTTTTTTGAGGTGTATTGTTTTAAATCTTGTACGCCTTCATCGCTTTGAACAGCTCTTTGAAGGTTGGGCGTTTGCCATACATCAGAACACCGGTACGATAAATCTTGGCTGCAAGCCAGCCGAAGACCAGGATAGATACAGCCAGAATGGCGAGAGACGTTAGAATCTCCCAGGTTGGTGCAGCTCCTGCGCCGATTCGCACTAAGATAGCCGTTGGCGAAGTGAACGGAATGAAGCTTGCGACTTTGAGCAATAAAATATTCGGTGCAGAGATGCTGAAGAGTGCGATATAGAATGATACCAGCGACAGCATGGTGATGGGCAGAACCGCCTGCCCCAGTTCTTCCGTGCGGCTCACCATGGAACCGACGGCTGCGAACAGCACCGCATACAGGAAGTAACCTAAAATGTAGAAAATCAGTCCATATACAATCACTGCGATATTGATGTCGTTCACACTCAAATTGAAGTCACTCAGTACCGCCCGATTGTGCGGCAGCATGATGTTACCGGCGATTACAGCGCCGAAGATCCCGATCTGAAGCATGCCCACCATAAAGATTCCGATAATTTTACCAAACATTTGACTGAGTGGTGATACACTCGTAATCAAGATTTCCATGATCCGTGAGCTTTTCTCTGCCGTGATCTCGGAAGCAATCATATTGCCTGTCATCATCGTGGATGTGAACAGCAGGATGATTAACAAGTACACGACGATATAGTTAATCGGGCTCATTGATTTTTCCGAACCAGCTCCAGCCTCACCATCATCGGTGCTTAAGCTTTGTGCGGTCAGCTTTACAGGGGTTGTAATCAACGCCTTTTGTTCAGGCGTCAGTACATCCTTAACAACGACATCCAGCTTTACACTTTGCAGAGCAGATTCAATAGATGTTATGACCTGAGGCGAAATGTCGTCTGTAGAATATAAAACAGGCTGTGGAAACTCCTGTCCTGCAGCAGTTTCAAGTTTCAAATAACCGTCGATCAGACCCGCCTTCGCATCTGCCTGTAATGCAGCTTCATCCTTATCCCCACTCATGATGAACCGATAAGCCTCATTACCCTGAGCTGCCGAGAAATCTTCCAGCTTCTGTGCCACATCCTGCTGCTCCGTTGTCAGAAGCCCGATGTTGACAGGGTTACTGCCCGAAGCTCCACCACCCGTACCACCATTAAATAGAGTAATGAAATATGGAACATTGAGTCCGATCGAAATTAAAAGTGCAAGTACAATGGTCGTGACCATAAATGACTTCGTTTTTACTTTGTTTTTGAACGTGAAACCTGTAATTGTGCCCATTTTATTCATTCGACTCACCTACCTCACGAATAAAGATTTGGTTAAGCGTTGGTTCCTTGATCTCAAAATGCTCCACGGTGGTCTGTGCCATCGCCGTTTTCAGAATCTCCTGAGCTGCCTCAGCCTCACTGACATGGATCTGATATCCACGCTCGTTTTGCTCCACTCGTTTTACACCCGGAAGCTGCTCAAGCCCCTCTACCTGACCAATAGTGCTCAGATATACCTGTTCACGAGGATAACGGCTCTTGATCTCCTTGATCTCACCCTGCACTACCGTATTAGAACGATGAAGTATCGTGATCTGACGGCACAGCTCCTCAACATGTTCCATGCGGTGTGTAGAGAACAGGATAGCTGTTCCTTCATCACGCAATTCCTTAACTGTGGATTTGAGCAGCTCTACGTTAACCGGATCAAGTCCGCTAAACGCTTCATCCAGAATAAGAATCTGGGGTCTGTGTACCACTGCGGCAATAAAGCCCATCTTCTGCTGATTACCTTTGGATAATTCCTCAATTTTTTTATCGTAATACTCCGGCACTTCAAACCGCTTCAGCCAGTACTTCAGACTCTCATCCGCATCCTTGGCACTCATTCCACGAAGGCGTGCCAGATAATTGATCTGTTCACTCACTTTAACCTTTGGATACAACCCGCGTTCTTCGGGCAAGTAGCCCATAATCTGCTGCAGCTCCGTGTTGTAAGGCTTACCGTTGTACAAAATGTTACCGCCATCCGGGTGAATCAGGCCCAGCACCATACGCATCGTTGTTGTTTTACCTGCACCGTTGGCACCAAGCAGGCCGTAAATCTCGCCCTCTTTTACATTAAGTGTTACTCCATTAACAGCTGTTTTGTCTGCGTACTGTTTGACGACTTGCTTTAATTCCAATCGGTTCATTCAGAATCGTCTCCCTTCGGTTATCTCCACTGTACGGGTGCATACCCGGCAACCCAATATTCCAGCACTTCTCCCAGTTCCAAATTGCGAATTTGGAGCACCCGATGATTGGATAACTCCAACCGTTCCTGTGCCTCACTCACCCGGGTGGTTATGACACGGATCAGGCCATTTTCTTCTTGAAAAGATTCCACCACACCGGGAATACTCTCAGGTCGCAGGTCCCCCTCATACCAAATTTCTTTCCACTGCTCAAGCACAAGGTCCTTCTCCGCCATGCCCAGAACCTGCCCTTTGTGCATCAATACGATGTAATCTGCCAGCCGTTTCACTTCATCCGCAATATGAGTGGCAATCAGAATGGTCGTGTCTCCACTTTTCATATAATCCCGGAATTGTTCAACCATCACCTTCCAAGCAAATGGATCAAGTCCCGACGAGGGTTCATCCAGCAGCAGCAGTTTGGGACGAGCAGCCAGCGCTGCAGCGATTTCGAATTTCCGCCGCTCCCCCTTAGACATCTTGGTCAGCTTCACATCACTTGGCACATCCATATCTGCGATAAGCTGCTTAAACAGCTTCATGTCCCACTTGGGATACCAATGTGATCGAAAATCTGCTGCCTCCTGCGGTGTCATCCGGTTCTCTTCAATACCGCTGTTGTCTGCCACAAAGCTAATCTGCTGCCTCAGCTCAATCGGAAGTGTTCCCGAATGCTGCTTCTGTCCAAACCATATGATCTCTCCGCTATCCGGCAGTACAATCTGCTGCAGCATATTAAGCAGTGTACTTTTGCCAGAGCCGTTGTGTCCCAGAATTGCTACAACATATCCTTCCGGAATAGTTAGATCAATGGGGCCAATCACTCTGCGTCTACGCATCTTGGAAACACCGTTTAACTGAATGGCTATGGGCTCCACCATATTTCTGCCTCCTTACTTTGAATAATTCGCTCTTAGGGCCTGCTGGAACAGAGCCTCCATCTCCTCTTCTGTACATCCCACAGCTTTACCCGACTGCACCGCGACCTGCATCGCTTCCTCCGCAGCCTTCAGCCTGTAATTTTCCCGGTCTCCTGCCTCAACCTGAGCCACAAATGTACCAGTCCCCTGCTTCGTACGAAGCAGACCTTCATTCTCCAGGTCCTGATAGACCCGCCTAACCGTAATTACACTGCAGTTCAGTGCCCCGGCAAATTCACGAATGGACGGCAAATGTGTCCCCTCCTCCAGTTGACCCGTTATAATTAACGACCGTAATTGATTCTCAATCTGGTGATACAAAGGTTCAGCGCTATTCTCATTTATTTGAATGGGTATCTTCACATCTTGCACCTCGCCCTCCGGTACACTTCATTCACTTGCCTGAACGTGCCGGTTTCATCCTTTATTCTTTTATCATTTTACTTTAAGATGCCTTCTAACTCAGATCTCTCAAGGCAAGCTTCTTCAGCGTTAACCGGCTGAATCCCCACAATACTGCCAATCCTGCAGCTGCCGCAACCCACAACACCGGGGAGATTAACCCCCATGATTTACTGTAATGAATAACATACCAGAATCCATAATTACCCGAGAGGCGGATCAGAACAGATATCACAACGGCTATCGGTAAGAACATAAAGCTGAGCAGCAAATATTTTTTACCACTGAAGAGAAACTCTCCGTAAATATATAATCCCGTAATCAGAAGTCCATATCCTGTGCAGCTCAGTGCGAAAGCCAAATATTGATCCCATGTGAAGCCAACCGTGTGCAGTTTGACAGCATATAATAATCCGTAGAAAAATAATCCATTATACGCAAACGCAATTAGAGCTTGCTGCAATCTTGACCACATTACCGTTTCATTCGAGATGGGAAGCCTTCGATAGTAGGCCAGCATCTGTGTGTAGGAATCCTCCTGTATGTAGCGGAAGGAACGTCTGCTGAAGAGGAATCCCTGAAACGGGAGCATGATTAGAAAGAATGCATCCACCACCGGATTAATCACGCTGCTCTCCTGCTGCCCAATCAACAGCACCCCACTCATACTG harbors:
- a CDS encoding GntR family transcriptional regulator encodes the protein MKIPIQINENSAEPLYHQIENQLRSLIITGQLEEGTHLPSIREFAGALNCSVITVRRVYQDLENEGLLRTKQGTGTFVAQVEAGDRENYRLKAAEEAMQVAVQSGKAVGCTEEEMEALFQQALRANYSK
- a CDS encoding ATP-binding cassette domain-containing protein encodes the protein MNRLELKQVVKQYADKTAVNGVTLNVKEGEIYGLLGANGAGKTTTMRMVLGLIHPDGGNILYNGKPYNTELQQIMGYLPEERGLYPKVKVSEQINYLARLRGMSAKDADESLKYWLKRFEVPEYYDKKIEELSKGNQQKMGFIAAVVHRPQILILDEAFSGLDPVNVELLKSTVKELRDEGTAILFSTHRMEHVEELCRQITILHRSNTVVQGEIKEIKSRYPREQVYLSTIGQVEGLEQLPGVKRVEQNERGYQIHVSEAEAAQEILKTAMAQTTVEHFEIKEPTLNQIFIREVGESNE
- a CDS encoding ABC transporter permease codes for the protein MNKMGTITGFTFKNKVKTKSFMVTTIVLALLISIGLNVPYFITLFNGGTGGGASGSNPVNIGLLTTEQQDVAQKLEDFSAAQGNEAYRFIMSGDKDEAALQADAKAGLIDGYLKLETAAGQEFPQPVLYSTDDISPQVITSIESALQSVKLDVVVKDVLTPEQKALITTPVKLTAQSLSTDDGEAGAGSEKSMSPINYIVVYLLIILLFTSTMMTGNMIASEITAEKSSRIMEILITSVSPLSQMFGKIIGIFMVGMLQIGIFGAVIAGNIMLPHNRAVLSDFNLSVNDINIAVIVYGLIFYILGYFLYAVLFAAVGSMVSRTEELGQAVLPITMLSLVSFYIALFSISAPNILLLKVASFIPFTSPTAILVRIGAGAAPTWEILTSLAILAVSILVFGWLAAKIYRTGVLMYGKRPTFKELFKAMKAYKI
- a CDS encoding GNAT family N-acetyltransferase, with protein sequence MECVNHEVNKLNVTVRLCSMEEKYIINNIYPLYLHDLSEVWERKTNRYGVFENDDTRTLIEQNRVFDIWWEHPNILFPYLITVDDIPAGLAFVATSPFIPCPHYIDYYMNDFFLLRNYRGKGVGEEAVRQIFGKMPGQWELQTNPTERNEHAKRFWRRTLNTCTNGKYSEEFGHHPEDGEKLVFRFSTVSEKVSN
- a CDS encoding ABC transporter ATP-binding protein, whose protein sequence is MVEPIAIQLNGVSKMRRRRVIGPIDLTIPEGYVVAILGHNGSGKSTLLNMLQQIVLPDSGEIIWFGQKQHSGTLPIELRQQISFVADNSGIEENRMTPQEAADFRSHWYPKWDMKLFKQLIADMDVPSDVKLTKMSKGERRKFEIAAALAARPKLLLLDEPSSGLDPFAWKVMVEQFRDYMKSGDTTILIATHIADEVKRLADYIVLMHKGQVLGMAEKDLVLEQWKEIWYEGDLRPESIPGVVESFQEENGLIRVITTRVSEAQERLELSNHRVLQIRNLELGEVLEYWVAGYAPVQWR